Part of the Schaalia odontolytica genome is shown below.
CTAAGTCGGAGGACCCATCGCCCCCTCGCTTTCGAAGCGCCGGTGCGACGCGGCCAACGACTCGGAACCTACAAGGTCTGGAGACCCGTGAGCCTGAAGCCCTCCCGCACAGTCGTCATCTCCGTCGCCTCCGCGACTGCCCTCCTCGTGGCCGGCACAGCTGCCGCCGCCGTCGGCACCTCCTACCGGCACGTCACCCTGGAAGTGGATGGCGTCAGCCGCGACGTGTCCGGTTTCTTTTCCACCGCGGGCGACGCGCTGAGCACCGCGGGCGTCAGCGTTGGCGACCACGACCTCGTCGCCCCGGCCGCCGACCAGCGCGTCGCCAGCGGCGACACGGTTGTCGTTCGTTCCGCCACCGCCTACGACGTGACCGTTGACGGCGCCCAGACGACCGCGTGGTCCACCGCCTCCTCGATTTCGGGCGTCCTGACCGCCCTGCCCGCATCCTCTTCGTCGATGGCCGCCGACCGCTCCTACACGCGATCCGAGATGCCGATCGGTGAGGGCGGGGAGAACATTCACGTCGTCGCCGACGGTCACACGACCGACGTTGTCGCCTCCGCCTCCGAGGGGGCGAGCGCGATCCTGGCCAAGGCGGGCGTGAGCGCCGGCCCCATCGACCGGGTGACCCTGGAGAACGTCGGCGGCGACACCACGCTGCGGGTTGCTCGCGTCGTTCGCGGCACCGTAACGACCACGACCGAGATCCCCTACGAGACCGAGGAACGTGAGGACGCCGAGGCCGAGGAGGGGACCGAGAAGACCGTGCAGGAAGGCGCGGCGGGCAGCGAGGTCACCCAGGCCTATCAGGAGACTATCGACGGCAACGTGACCGTGTCCGCGGTGCTCTCCACCTCCCGCACCGAGCCCACGACCCGCGTCGTGTCCAAGGGGACCAAGGCGAAGAAGGCGG
Proteins encoded:
- a CDS encoding resuscitation-promoting factor translates to MSLKPSRTVVISVASATALLVAGTAAAAVGTSYRHVTLEVDGVSRDVSGFFSTAGDALSTAGVSVGDHDLVAPAADQRVASGDTVVVRSATAYDVTVDGAQTTAWSTASSISGVLTALPASSSSMAADRSYTRSEMPIGEGGENIHVVADGHTTDVVASASEGASAILAKAGVSAGPIDRVTLENVGGDTTLRVARVVRGTVTTTTEIPYETEEREDAEAEEGTEKTVQEGAAGSEVTQAYQETIDGNVTVSAVLSTSRTEPTTRVVSKGTKAKKAEEPSGSSSDSSSSSSSSSSSSGSAAISGDDASIWAAIAQCESGGNPSINTGNGYYGMYQFSLPTWRSVGGTGLPSEASAEEQTMRARMLQQRAGWGQWGCAYKLGLV